A stretch of DNA from Coccidioides posadasii str. Silveira chromosome 1, complete sequence:
TGTTTTTATACTGACACCAGGCACAAACTGCCATAGCTGACAATGTACGGAGTTAGTTTGTGAATGAATAAGATTGTATTTGATCGTTGTGGTGGTAGGGGGTCAGCAGATTTGGAAGGAGAAAAACACGTTTTTGAAAATCAACAAACACCAGCTATGAACGTGTTTTGCTTAACCAATAGATTCCCATATATTTTAGTGTGTGAACCTATTGGTCAGAAAAACACCATTAATACTGTAGTTTGTAATCTGGTGCCAAGGCACTAATTTTGCCTGGCGGCCGGATGAGGGGATAACATAATCATTAATCTGTTCCGTGCAAACCTCCTATCTGTCAACTTCCCTTAGCCTCTTCCATCAGAAATGTTAGAGAAGCCTGGTTTTATTAATGCTGTTTATCGACCATCAAAGCTGGGGACGATGGTATTACAAGGTTTGCTCATAAAAGCCCTACCATCTATCAAGATGATACTAACGCCAATTTCAGCTTTTCATGTGAGATTTGAAAACCATCATCCTTCACACTCGGTTTAGAATAGTCCGGTCAATCCTTGGATCTCTGGGTCCAACTGTTGTCAGGGTCAGTCAGAAACATGTTATTAAGGCCGTGCCAACTCCCGGAACTTGAAGCACTTCTCTACATTTCAGAACACACCACTATTCCAGTTCCTCAAGTTCAGTGTACATATGATGGGCCAGGAGACATTTATATCATGATAGATCACATTCAAGACACAGATCTTGAAGTCTGAAGcccaaggaaaaggaaaccATTATCAATGATATTGCAGTTATCTTAACTCAGCTCTGAGCACTTCATCCTCcccaaagaagaaatagtTGCATCTGCACAGGGCAGTGCCATTCTTGATTATTGTATTAGTAGTCAACCAGTTGGCCCATTTAAGTCACATCTCAGCTTCCACTTTTTTTTATGGGGTGGTGTTCCACTGGAAAACACAGCCAAGATTTATGGGGACAAAATTGCATCCTGTCATAGCAACAATTATCAGACATTTTTCTCACATTTGGATTTAGCCCTGCAGAATATTATCATATGCCATGGCAGAATTGTGGGAGTTGTAGACTGGGCATTTGCAGGCTGGTACCCAGAGTACTGAGATCTAACAAAGACATATTACAGTTTGTTCAAGGTGCCAGACTGGCCTGAGAGCATCAAACTGAAACTTCCTTCATACATGGACAAGCTCATGGCAGAATGCGTTCTTTGGAGATTGTATGATGAACCAGGAAACACTTCACACAACTAGTTTGTCTCTTTATAATCACAAACATGGCCCGGACTAAGGTTGGCCAGGCACTGATTGGCATAATCCAATGTCCAGGCTTTGAATCTTTCACTGTCAAACTTCGGTATCACCAATGCATTCTGCAGAGTTGATATGACACTCCAGACCCAATGGCAACACCTTTCTCCCGATTCCTTATCCGGCAGAGCAACACCTCTGAGGATCTTCTCAATATCATTTTCTGTCGTTTGCGGAGGAAATTTTCCAATCATGACCCGGTATTATTGCAAACAGCATAATGTTGTTGTCTTTTAATCTTGCAACCGGCCTAACATTACCACCTTTCAGATATCATCTGCTTTCAATGTTGCAGCTGGCATGACATTGCTGTCTTTCTGGTATCAACTATTTTTGATATTGCAACTTGCATGACATTGCTGTCTTGCAGATATTGTTTACAAGACACAGGCCCGTCTGCGGGAACATAGGTGTGGCCAGATATACATGGACAAGCAAATTGCTATAGGTATAAAATGttattaattttttattTGAGGCGGCATTGATATATAACACTTGCCAAGCTTCCTCAGAACACAAAAGAAATGAGGGAGCTGAAAGAGAGCTGTTGAGAATATAAGCTCATCAAACATGCCAGATGCTCGAGCAAAGGAGTGGTGGAAACCATCGGTTTCACGCCAACAGTTCATTAGTTGTATAAACTATCTATTCGACGATGGTTGTTGAATTCCTCCATGCTCTTCCGGTATCCCTTCGCCTCCCCCTTACTAAAAAGCTCGTACAAAATTAGATGAGCAATCAACGTTGTTTGATAGCCACGATTGGAGTTGTCTCCCTCGCCCCAATACTCACAAGCCCCGCGCTTGCACACTTGACATACACGACGGAAAACGCATCTGGTTCCGACTTGCAGTTTGGCCTACTCGCTGGGCAAAACGATATGCTAAACTCGTGTGGATCGGAGCCGGAAGTCAAAATCCAAACACTTGATAAGGATCCTCGGCTCTTTTTCAATGTTACTTCGCCGTCAAGTACATTTATATGCGGCTCACAGGGTTCCAGGAAAAGCCATATCCTAGCATGCCTGTTGGAGAATTGCTTAATCCCGTCACGGGCAGGGAGGCTTTCCAACCCCCTTACAGGCCTCGTATTTCACTACGATACATTCATCTGCGATACAGGAGGGTCATCCCGTGAAGCAGCATTCTTGTCCTGGAGTTGAGGTTCGAGTGCTGTACTCTCCAACCAACGTGGAAAAAATTCAGGCAGGTGTTTCGAACTCCTCTGTCTTATATTGTAGCTAACCTGGGTTGCAGACCACCTATTCTGGATTTAATACTGTTGTCGAAACGCTAAAAATCGATCAAAAGGATCTCAATACAAAATGAATGGTGGATCTAATGGCAGTTGGCCAGGATGACGGGCCAATGCCACTTTATATGCATACATTGAAACGGATTTTGCAGGAAATGCGAATTTCACAGCAACAGTTGGGTACCAAGTTCAATTATCGAGAATTCAAGAAAATGGTGATGGAGTCTGGTTTGACTCCTGCCCAGCTTGAACTCCTCAAGCAACGTTTAGATACCCTAGAGAGCTTCATGCCGCAAACACAAATCGCGGCTTACAAAAACATTGGGAAAAATGATGCAGGAGGCTCAGACTGGAAACCTGTAGTAAGAAACCATGCGGATAGGTCTGTGGCTTTGCTAAAAGTTTCTAAGCCAGGTCGATTAACTGTCCTTGATCTCTCATGTCCCTGCATTTCACCGGAAACGGCGTGGCTCACTTTTTAACATCTGTTTAGAAATTTTTCTTGAGCAGAATCCAGACATTGGCAGAGTAGTTGCCTTGGACGAAGCACACAAGGTTAGCAAAAgcattttttttcccttttttccttctttcaTTCTTTCATGTTATCAGGATCATCAGTTCTCGCTATAAATGACATCCTGACTTGGTCCAAGTACATGAATTCATCTGCGGAAGCCCGTGCATTTACCAACACTATGCTGAGCACAGTTCGCCTCCAGCGGCATCTTGGCGTTCGCATAATCATATCTACCCAGGAGCCAACCATATCATCTGCGCTTTTGAACCGGAGTGGCTGCGAAGCCTGAACCGACATTTATCGCCTGAGTTGGAAACCCCCAAAGTGGGTGGATATCATAGATGAACAAAATTTGAAGGTTGCTGGCGCCCTATAGTGCAGTCAGGGGCACTCAGGCCCTCAGTTTTGTGATAGGCTTTTTAGGGCACAAACAATTCCTACTCTGATTAGAACCCATCATTTCAGCCCTGGCAAGTGAGAACTTCATGGGCTCAAAATGTTGCTGGTCAAGATTTTCTGCCAATAACAACATATCCTGGTTTAAATGTATGTCAATACCAGCTATGTATATCAGTTTCCAGCAGATACTCACCAACACCTGTGTCTCTTGCAAATTGAACAGGCTTTGATTTGAACTCCAGCAACTCATTAACCTAATTGTTGAATTTGTGTATATCAGAGGGACTAGAATGTTCAAATTCTGATTCTAGTTTTATTAAAGTTATTAAGGAGTAGCTGAATGGAAAAAGCAATGTATAGGATCAAGACAGTGGTATTACATTCACAATGACAAATACATGATGGGCTGCACATGAACTTCAGACAATGTGACTCTTAAAGCTTGACATTGTACCAAAAAAAGCATAGCCTTGAGGCACATGTTTGAGCATTATTCCTCCATGAGAGAATCATTGACCCGCGGTCCAGTAACAGTTCAATGAACCAATTTGGCATGGCTTTTCAAGTGCATCTTGTTTTCAAGAGCCATGTCACAGCATGGGCACCAAATCTTGTCACTGAGGTGGATATGCTGCAGATATTTGCACTGGATGTGCTTTGTAACCCCACCGTGGTTCAagaatttcttgaaacaGATAAAACAGTACACAGGCTGAGAATTATTTATAACAGCTGCTAGCGCAAGGTCCTGCTTGCTGCGGGGCAGGGGGAACATGCACCTCAACTTGCACCTTCAGCAAGTACTGCTGCAGGAGTAGGCCTCTTGAAATATAGTAGTTGGCAGGTATCCCCCTTCTTGAAAAGACAATATGCTGCTACTGCATGAATATCTTTGGTCTCTTGAAGCATTTCATCTTGTAAGCTTTCTTATAGGAGAGACAAAAGTACCAAGATCAGCTGTTGCTGCTGTGGAGGATGTAAACTGCTAACACAGAGCAATTCATCAACTGCTCTTGCTATCTTGATTCCTGAGAGTTGTTTTTTGATTTCACACAGTGGCTCCTCAAAATCAAACCTTTTTTGAATCTCATGCAGGAGCTTGTTCCTTGCTCACTGCTGCTCACCTGCCAATTTGTAATTATCTGCTTGTATAGTTTGTACTTGACTGTCTCTGTGTGCCTCTCAATAGATCTTCcaagaagcttggtgagttTATTTTGTTTCTGAATAAATTCTTGGATCTCAGGGAGTTGGTTGACTGAAGATAATTGTGTGGAGATTAACTCTAGTGAGTGGTGTGAATTGATAGATTGAAGCATCTGACAGACAGTGTACATCATGTGTTTCTGTGGCTTTAAACCCTGGACAATTGCATGGACATCCTTGTCCACACATCTGTAAGATAGTATTTGAGGAATGTACTAGAGTTGGAGTACTGATATATCAGGCTCCAGACTGTTTTACTTAT
This window harbors:
- a CDS encoding uncharacterized protein (EggNog:ENOG410PJZ6~COG:S) is translated as MAVGQDDGPMPLYMHTLKRILQEMRISQQQLGTKFNYREFKKMVMESGLTPAQLELLKQRLDTLESFMPQTQIAAYKNIGKNDAGGSDWKPVVRNHADRSVALLKVSKPGRLTVLDLSCPCISPETAWLTF